The following coding sequences lie in one Arthrobacter sp. SLBN-122 genomic window:
- a CDS encoding carbohydrate ABC transporter permease, with translation MSHSALDGGPAAAGSTPAFDPEPGRPKASTALPVRKRRRSFLPYGLIAPAAILELLIHIGPMLLGIWIAFISLTQLNLTNWLNAPFVGLQNFINGLNPESTIGQAFFSTVGRTLFYTIMVVGFSWVLGMAGAVFLSSNFKGRALLRTFFLVPYALPAYVGTIAWAFMFNQRDGAVNQILVDTFRLVGDERPFWLLGQNSFGAMIVVNVWQLWPFAFLMLMAALQNVPHDVYEAAAIDGASLWQQFRTITLPMVRPANGVLLMVMSLWTFNQFNIPFVLFGASSPKEATLISPLIYQNSFGSWNFGLGGAMSVLLLIALFIASVFYIRMVLPKGADND, from the coding sequence ATGTCCCATTCAGCATTGGACGGCGGCCCAGCCGCTGCCGGCAGCACCCCTGCCTTTGATCCTGAACCCGGCCGGCCCAAGGCCAGCACCGCCCTACCCGTCCGCAAGCGGCGCCGCTCATTCCTTCCCTATGGCCTGATCGCCCCGGCAGCCATCCTTGAACTGTTGATCCATATCGGCCCCATGCTGCTGGGAATCTGGATCGCCTTTATCTCCCTGACCCAGCTCAACCTGACGAACTGGCTGAACGCGCCGTTCGTGGGCCTGCAGAATTTCATCAACGGCCTCAACCCGGAGAGCACCATAGGACAGGCCTTCTTCAGCACCGTGGGCCGTACGCTCTTCTATACCATCATGGTTGTCGGCTTCTCCTGGGTGCTGGGAATGGCGGGAGCAGTTTTCCTTTCCTCCAACTTCAAAGGGCGCGCGCTCCTCCGGACGTTCTTCCTGGTTCCCTATGCACTCCCGGCCTATGTTGGAACCATTGCCTGGGCCTTCATGTTCAACCAGCGCGACGGCGCAGTGAACCAGATCCTCGTGGATACGTTCCGTCTCGTCGGCGATGAAAGGCCCTTTTGGCTGCTTGGCCAGAACTCTTTCGGCGCCATGATCGTGGTGAATGTCTGGCAACTCTGGCCGTTCGCGTTCCTCATGCTGATGGCGGCCCTCCAGAACGTTCCCCACGATGTCTACGAGGCAGCAGCGATCGACGGCGCCTCGCTCTGGCAGCAGTTCCGGACTATCACATTGCCCATGGTCCGCCCGGCTAATGGTGTACTCCTCATGGTGATGTCGCTTTGGACGTTCAACCAATTCAATATTCCGTTCGTTCTGTTCGGTGCTTCGTCTCCGAAAGAAGCCACACTGATATCGCCGTTGATCTATCAGAACTCCTTCGGCAGTTGGAACTTCGGCTTGGGCGGAGCAATGAGTGTCCTGCTGCTGATCGCCCTCTTCATCGCATCCGTCTTCTACATCCGCATGGTGCTGCCCAAGGGGGCCGACAATGATTGA
- a CDS encoding sugar phosphate isomerase/epimerase family protein, producing the protein MSYSIQLYTVRKALEEDLAGTIRRLAEIGFTMVEPYRFVAKAAELKQALAENNLIAPSGHAPLLTDDQDAIFAAAQQLGIGTVIDPHVPIERWNTIEDIKATAEQLNAAAIKGAGYGVRVGYHNHWWEVESVIDGKTAIEHLADHLSPEVVLELDTYWAAVGGQNPTELLARLGQRVKFIHIKDGPVTSDPSSQLAVGDGQMPIWDVLAAAGSLEAGVVELDDFQGDMFEAVRDSYNYLSAGKVNA; encoded by the coding sequence GTGTCATACTCGATCCAGCTCTACACGGTCCGGAAGGCCCTTGAAGAGGATCTGGCCGGAACTATCCGCCGACTGGCCGAAATTGGTTTCACCATGGTGGAGCCCTACCGATTCGTCGCCAAAGCTGCTGAACTCAAGCAAGCACTGGCAGAAAACAACCTGATCGCTCCGTCCGGGCATGCGCCCCTGCTCACCGACGACCAGGACGCCATTTTTGCCGCAGCACAGCAGCTGGGCATTGGCACCGTTATCGACCCCCACGTTCCGATCGAACGTTGGAACACCATCGAAGACATCAAGGCGACAGCCGAACAGCTGAATGCAGCTGCCATCAAGGGAGCTGGCTATGGGGTTCGAGTCGGCTACCACAATCATTGGTGGGAGGTGGAGTCAGTCATCGACGGCAAAACTGCGATTGAACACCTTGCTGATCACCTCTCGCCCGAGGTGGTCCTGGAACTGGACACCTACTGGGCGGCTGTGGGGGGCCAGAACCCCACCGAACTGCTGGCCCGCCTCGGGCAGCGGGTGAAGTTCATCCATATCAAGGATGGCCCGGTCACGTCGGATCCCTCCAGCCAATTGGCTGTTGGAGATGGTCAAATGCCCATCTGGGACGTTCTTGCCGCGGCCGGGTCGCTCGAAGCCGGCGTCGTGGAACTCGACGACTTCCAAGGCGACATGTTCGAGGCTGTACGTGACAGCTATAACTACCTCAGCGCCGGAAAGGTGAATGCATGA
- a CDS encoding Gfo/Idh/MocA family protein, with protein sequence MSQAAGASFGPSGSGPVGVGIIGAGVISKQYLDNLTSFPDVRVVAIGDLFEEAAATRAAEYGIPNHGGVDAVLGNPEVEIVINLTIPAAHVEVATQAVHAGKHVWSEKPFSLDRESGLGLLKAADAAGVRLGCAPDTFLGAGLQTARRMIERGDIGTPLTALTLMQSPGPESWHPNPAFLFQDGAGPLFDIGPYYLTTLVQTFGSIRRVAAFGSKSRESRVIGSGPKAGEQFEVTVPTHVSSILEFEAGESAQSIFSFDSPLKRAGFVEITGSDATIALPDPNMFDGDIRICKLGSDDWTVVPSVGSTASRGTGVLEMARAIREGRPHRAQGELAFHILDTMASISESIDNRTFVDVESSAAKVPALPEDWDPTEATFSA encoded by the coding sequence ATGAGCCAGGCAGCAGGAGCCTCGTTTGGTCCCTCGGGCTCAGGCCCGGTAGGCGTCGGCATCATTGGTGCCGGCGTCATCAGCAAGCAGTATCTGGACAACCTCACCAGCTTTCCCGACGTCCGTGTAGTTGCCATCGGCGACCTGTTCGAGGAAGCCGCAGCCACCCGTGCCGCCGAATATGGAATTCCCAATCACGGAGGGGTGGACGCCGTTTTGGGCAACCCCGAAGTGGAAATCGTTATCAACCTGACCATTCCAGCCGCGCATGTGGAAGTGGCAACCCAGGCGGTGCATGCAGGGAAGCATGTCTGGAGCGAGAAGCCGTTCTCACTGGACCGCGAGAGCGGTCTCGGCCTGCTGAAGGCAGCGGATGCCGCCGGCGTTCGGCTCGGCTGCGCACCTGACACTTTCCTTGGTGCCGGCCTGCAGACTGCCCGCCGCATGATCGAGCGGGGGGACATCGGTACGCCCCTGACGGCCTTAACCCTGATGCAGTCGCCCGGCCCGGAGTCATGGCACCCCAACCCGGCTTTCCTTTTCCAGGACGGCGCAGGGCCCCTGTTCGACATCGGACCCTACTACCTGACAACCCTCGTCCAGACTTTCGGCAGCATCCGCCGCGTGGCCGCGTTTGGGTCAAAATCCCGCGAATCCCGTGTCATTGGTTCAGGTCCCAAGGCCGGAGAGCAGTTTGAGGTTACCGTCCCGACCCACGTCAGCTCGATCCTGGAATTCGAAGCCGGGGAATCCGCACAGAGCATCTTCAGCTTCGACTCGCCACTCAAGCGTGCCGGCTTCGTTGAGATCACCGGGTCCGACGCCACCATCGCACTTCCGGACCCCAACATGTTCGATGGCGACATCAGGATCTGCAAGCTCGGCTCAGACGATTGGACCGTTGTTCCGTCGGTTGGCTCTACCGCCAGCCGGGGCACAGGGGTACTTGAAATGGCGCGGGCGATCCGGGAAGGCCGCCCGCACCGCGCACAGGGAGAGCTCGCGTTCCACATCCTTGACACCATGGCCTCCATCTCAGAATCAATCGACAATCGCACGTTTGTTGACGTCGAAAGTTCTGCCGCCAAGGTTCCTGCCCTCCCCGAGGACTGGGATCCCACCGAAGCAACTTTTTCAGCCTAG
- a CDS encoding carbohydrate ABC transporter permease, which yields MVLTVLSLWVAVPLYVVVSTSLKPLKDVSGLFKWIPREITLSPYLDIWTTVPLSKYFQNSLIITVAATACSVTVAVLAAYAVARLQFKGKRAFSLTVLSTQMFPGILFLLPLYLIFTQIRNMTGLQLQGSYLGLIITYMTFTLPFAIWMLSGYFASIPKELEEASMIDGTGRMGALFRVILPVAKPGIIAVAVYSFISAWGEVLFASVLTNEATKTLSLGLKAYASESDVFWNQLMAASVVVSLPVLIGFILVQKHLVAGLSAGAVK from the coding sequence GTGGTACTGACCGTACTTTCGCTTTGGGTGGCAGTCCCCCTGTACGTGGTTGTTTCCACGTCACTTAAGCCGCTGAAGGATGTTTCCGGACTGTTCAAGTGGATCCCCCGCGAAATCACCCTGTCCCCTTACCTGGACATCTGGACCACAGTGCCGTTGTCCAAGTATTTCCAGAACAGCCTCATCATCACGGTCGCAGCAACGGCATGCTCCGTGACCGTGGCCGTGTTGGCCGCCTACGCCGTCGCACGGCTGCAGTTCAAGGGCAAGCGGGCCTTTAGCCTGACCGTCTTGTCCACGCAGATGTTCCCCGGCATCCTGTTCCTGCTGCCCCTTTACCTGATCTTCACCCAAATCCGGAACATGACCGGGCTTCAGCTGCAGGGTTCCTACCTAGGCCTGATCATCACGTATATGACGTTTACTTTGCCCTTTGCGATCTGGATGCTCAGCGGATATTTTGCCTCAATTCCGAAGGAACTTGAGGAGGCTTCGATGATCGACGGCACCGGCCGGATGGGGGCCCTGTTCCGCGTGATCCTCCCTGTGGCCAAACCTGGAATCATCGCTGTGGCGGTCTACTCGTTCATATCGGCCTGGGGCGAAGTCCTGTTCGCTTCCGTCCTCACCAATGAGGCGACCAAGACGCTGTCACTGGGCCTCAAGGCGTACGCAAGTGAATCCGATGTGTTCTGGAACCAACTCATGGCCGCATCGGTCGTAGTGAGCCTGCCCGTGCTGATCGGCTTCATACTGGTCCAGAAGCACCTGGTCGCCGGGCTGTCGGCCGGCGCTGTCAAGTAG
- a CDS encoding ABC transporter substrate-binding protein produces the protein MKNPLKVISAVAATVALALGLSGCGGGGSSQASSDTITYWASDQGNSLDDTATKLKPSLDRFTEKTGVKVQLEVISWTDLYNRILTAVTSGDGPDVLNIGNTWAVTLQETGAFEPVEGELLNAIGGKDRFLKTSWSTGGAEGKTPTSVPLYGLAYNMYYNTKMFKEAGIEKAPTTWDEFVADAKKLTKDTNGDGKPDQWGFTAAGASVSANSHQAFVRGLQNGGSLFDKDGKPTFDSDPQVAGVKQFVDLMAVDKVMSPSDAEISQGAQKVDNLINGKAAMMFDQSPLKNFAARDFKDWGVAPIPMMTADATGGRGTQSHVAGINLSVFKNSDNKANAIKLAAFLTSDEEQVALNKAYSSLPVVTAASKDAAFQTEEVKAKNDALSNHSLPMPLIAKEGQMETLTGTAIKNLFAKAATGTVTENDIKAALKDANNQMAAAQ, from the coding sequence ATGAAAAACCCCCTGAAAGTCATATCGGCGGTCGCCGCCACTGTTGCCCTGGCCCTGGGGCTCAGCGGCTGTGGAGGCGGCGGAAGCTCCCAGGCTTCCAGCGACACCATCACCTACTGGGCCTCGGATCAGGGCAACAGCCTGGATGACACGGCAACCAAACTGAAACCCTCCTTGGACCGCTTCACGGAAAAGACCGGCGTGAAGGTGCAGCTGGAAGTGATCAGCTGGACCGACCTCTACAACCGCATCCTCACGGCGGTCACCAGCGGCGACGGCCCCGATGTACTGAACATTGGCAACACTTGGGCAGTGACCCTGCAAGAGACCGGTGCTTTCGAGCCAGTAGAAGGTGAATTGCTCAACGCGATTGGCGGAAAGGACCGCTTCCTGAAGACCAGCTGGTCCACGGGCGGCGCGGAAGGCAAGACTCCAACCTCAGTGCCTCTTTACGGCCTGGCCTACAACATGTACTACAACACCAAAATGTTCAAGGAAGCCGGCATAGAGAAGGCGCCGACAACTTGGGACGAGTTCGTTGCCGACGCCAAGAAGCTCACCAAGGACACCAACGGTGATGGCAAACCTGACCAGTGGGGCTTCACGGCGGCCGGGGCATCCGTCTCCGCCAACTCCCACCAGGCTTTCGTGAGGGGCCTCCAAAACGGTGGAAGCCTGTTCGACAAGGATGGCAAGCCAACCTTCGACAGCGATCCCCAGGTTGCCGGCGTCAAGCAATTCGTGGACCTAATGGCCGTTGACAAGGTCATGTCGCCGTCAGACGCTGAAATCAGCCAGGGTGCACAGAAGGTGGACAACCTCATCAACGGCAAGGCCGCCATGATGTTCGACCAAAGCCCGCTGAAGAACTTCGCCGCCCGCGACTTCAAGGACTGGGGCGTTGCTCCAATCCCCATGATGACTGCCGACGCCACAGGGGGCAGGGGCACCCAGAGCCACGTTGCCGGCATCAACCTCAGTGTTTTCAAAAACAGCGACAACAAGGCGAATGCCATCAAGCTTGCGGCATTCCTGACCAGCGATGAAGAACAAGTGGCCCTCAACAAAGCCTACTCTTCCCTGCCGGTGGTCACGGCCGCATCCAAGGATGCAGCGTTCCAAACTGAGGAAGTCAAGGCGAAGAACGATGCACTGTCCAACCACTCCCTGCCGATGCCACTGATCGCGAAAGAGGGGCAGATGGAGACCCTCACCGGAACCGCCATCAAGAACCTCTTTGCGAAGGCAGCCACTGGAACAGTTACCGAAAACGACATCAAGGCAGCTCTCAAGGATGCCAACAACCAGATGGCCGCGGCCCAGTAA